CATCAGGCCGTTGAACGTATCCGAAGCCAGCCATACCAAATCAAGGCTCAAGACTGTACCCAGCATGACGGAAGAGACATAACCGACGCGGTACAAACCGGCAAACTTCTCGCCGAATACATAAACCGCGCATTTCTCGCCGTAATAGCACCAGCCCAAAATGGTTGAGTAGGCGAAGAAAATCAGACCGATGGTGACAATCCAGCCGCCGATGCCGGGCAGCATTTTTTGGAAGGTGACGGTCGTCAGTGCCGCGCCGCTCAATTCAGGTTTGACAAACTCGCCGCCCGCGCCGAGCAGGCCCATCACCAAAATGATGCCGGTAATCGAACAAACGACGATGGTGTCCAAAAACGTACCGGTCATGGAAACCAATGCCTGACGGACGGGATGGTCGGTTTTCGCGGCTGCGGCGGCAATCGGTGCAGAACCCATGCCCGCTTCGTTGGAGAACACGCCGCGCGCCACGCCGTAGCGGATTACCGTGCCGATAGCGCCGCCCGCCACTGCCTGCGCGCTGAACGCATCGGAGAAAATCAGCTTGACGGCAGGCACCAGCGCATCGGAATTGATGACGATAATGGAAATACCGCCCACCACATAAAACACCGCCATAGCGGGTACGATGAAAGAAGCGGCTTTAGCGATGCCTTTGATACCGCCCAAAACGACGATGGCAGTCAGAACCGTCAACGTAATGCCGGTATAGACAGGTTCGACGCCGAAGCTCGTCTGAACCGCTTGAGCAACCGAGTTGGACTGTACGGAGCTGCCGATGCCGAACGAAGCGAATGTGCCGAATAAAGCGAACGCCAACGCCATCCATTTCCAGTTTTTACCCAAACCGTTTTCGATGTAATACATAGGGCCGCCGGACATTTCGCCTTTGGAGTTGGTCACGCGGTATTTCACCGCCAACACGCCTTCGCCGTATTTGGTCGCCATGCCGAAAACGGCGGTCATCCACATCCAAAATACCGCGCCCGGGCCGCCGGTCACTACGGCAGTCGCCACGCCAGCGATATTGCCCGTGCCGATGGTGGCGGACAGGGCAGTCATCAAAGCGGCGAAATGGGAAATATCGCCTTCGTGGTCTTCGCCGTCTTCATGCTTCTTTGACGGCACGAAAGCCTGCTTCAGCGCATAGCCCAACATGGTGAATTGCAAGCCCTTCAGCGTGACGGTCAGCAAAATGCCCGTGCCGACCAGCAGCACCAGCATGACAGGCCCCCAGACCCAGCCGCTGATGGTTTCGAAAAAGGCTTTGAGGTTGTCTAAAAACCATTGCATGAGTTTCTCCTTTGTCTGTTTTATATTTTTTACGCACCACTATTTTTGTAGTGTCATGTAATTTCAGCACAGAATATTCAAGAACACAATATCTTTCTTTTTTAAAAGATTTTCGCCGCTATGCCTCAAGCGTGTGCCAAATCAGGCTAAACATATTGTTTACAATCTGAAAAATATAGTGGATTAAGGTTGCCAACCTGTAAACGCATACGGTTCAACTGAAAAATCGAGGTCGTCTGAAAAAAAACGGCGGACGCTTTTGAGATGGAAATACGCCAAAGGCGCATCGGTATGGTTTGGCGATAAAAAACTGCACCTTAATAGTTTGGAGGGAATGTCCAACTTTTGGGGTGCAGTTCGGTTTCAGACGACCTTTGGGAAACGGTCGTTTGTCGGGAAGGGTTTGGCGCCGTTATGGTTTGACGGCTTTTCCGTTGATGGTGACGGATGTGAGTTTGAGGTCATAAGTTTTGCCGTCGTCGGTGTAATTGATTTCGGCGGGGATGTTGTTGAAGGCGGGGGCGAACGAATAGGTTACGGTGTCGTCGCCGCGTTTGACGCGGTATTTGTTGACTGTGGTGGTACCGCCGCCGATTTTGTAGTTTTCGCTGCCGACTTTGGTCATGCCGCTGACGGGGTAGAGTTTTTTGCCGTTGGTGATGTTCAGGCCGGACGGCAGGCGGGCATCGTTGGCGGCAAGCTGCCAAGCCAGCGTAAAGAGGTCGAGTGTCGTGCCGCCGGTTTTGGCGGTTTCGCTGGAGCCGACTTTGCCGTAAGTGATGCTGTTGCCGCTGAATTTGGCTTCGGCATAGAGTTTGCCGCCGCGGACGTCTTTATAGTATTTGGGACGGAGGGTGTTGCCGCTGATGGTGCCGCCGGATTCGAAGCGGATGCTGTACATCGGGACTTTGATTCTGGACACGATGGTGTATTGGTTGCCGCTGCGTGTGAAGGTCATGGTGGCGGGTATGCCGTAGCTGCCGGAGTATTTCAGGGTGGCTGATTGGGGCAGTCCTGCGGCATAGGCGTTTGCGGCGCTTAGGGAGAGGGCGGCGGCGATTAGTAGGGTGGGTGTTTTCATGGTGTCATTCCTCCTGTTTTGGGTCGTCTGAAAGAATTTCAGACGAGCTTGGGTTTATTGGAGATTGCCCGAACCGAACATAAATTCTATCTGGCTTTGGTAATAGCTGTTGCCGTTGCGTTTGTCGAAGTCTGCGGCAAACTCGCGGGCATGTTGCGCCGCTTTTTCGTCAAAAGGAGAAAGCGCGATGAGGTAGTCCAAATAGAGCATATTGTCGTTTGGGGCATGTCGAATGATGGTGTCGCCGTGCCGGTTCATCAAATCGAGGGCGCGTTGCGACTGTCCGAGTTTGTACGCCAGTTGGGAAAAGAGGGGTATCAGGCGGACGAACTCTTCGTCTTCTTCGACGTTGATTTTGTCTATGGCTTCGTCCAAAAGGCGTTCCGCCTCCTCGTATTTGCCCAGCCTTATCATGCTGTCGATGACGGGGTAGTAGGTAAGGTGCGGCACTTCGGCGCAGGTCATTTCGCCCGTTAAGATGGGCTGGGCGGTATCGATGGCTTTTTGGTACTGCCCGATAAAATGGTAGAAATTGACCTGCTCGGACTGTTCGCACGCGGGGCAGTCGGAAAATTCATCTGCGGCGGTTTGCTGCCATTTTTGGAAATTTTCTTTGGCGGCGGCGTGGTCTCCGGTCAGGATGTTTTGCAGCATCAGGGTTTTATAAAATGATGAAAGACTGAATCGCATGTTTTCATAGTGGTAACGCATTGTTTCGTTCGCTTCCTCGATTTCCTTTTTGTCGAGAAAGAGGTCGCGGGCAAGCATGGGAACGATCCATTTGAATTTCCACTGACAATCGATTAAATCGTCGAAGCCTTCGGGAAAGCCGTCGTCTTCAGGATGCTGCTCGTAGCTTTCGTCACAGCGGTCCAAGTGATGGTCGATCAGCCAGTTTAGGCAGTGCAGCTTGAAACCGGGAGAAAAAGAGCGGTTATTGAGCGGGTCTCCGACAACAAAATCGCATACCGCCCGCGTTGTTTCGGGGTTGTTTTTGAGGCTTTGGTTGAATAAATCGATGGCTTTGCTTTGGCGTTTACGGTAGTCGGATTCGGAAATGATATCCGAAAGGGTCAACCGGTTTTGGCTCATGATGTTTCCTTGTGGGGTGCTGCGCATTGGGCAGGATTACGCGAGTAAGGTTTGTCCTTCGGCGTTGCGTTCTGAATTGAATACGCGGTTGCCTTCGATTTTCAGACGACCTGCAACGAAATCGGCAACGGCTTGCGGGAAAAGGCGGTGTTCGACGGTCAGGACGCGTGCGGCAACGTCGTCGGGCGTGTCACCGTCGAGGATCGGGACGATGCCTTGCGAGATAATTGGACCGCAGTCCAGCTCGGGGGTTACGAAGTGGATGGTGCAGCCTGCGACGCGGCAGCCGGCTTCAAGAGCGCGTTCGTGGGTGTGCAGGCCGGTGAAGGCGGGGAGGATGGACGGGTGGATGTTGATCAGGCGGTTTGAGTAATGGGCGCAGAATTCGGGCGTGAGGATGCGCATAAAGCCTGCGAGGACGACCAAATCAGGTTGATAGGCATCGATTTTCTCCATCATGGCTTGGTCGAAAGCAAGGCGGCTGGGGAAGTCTTTGTGGTTGAGGCTGTCGGTGGCGATGCCGCGCTCGGCTGCCCAAGCCAGTCCGACGGCGGTTGTGCTGTTGCTGAGGACGGCGGCGATGCGGGCGTCTGGAATGGCGGCATTGACGATGGCCTGCATATTGCTGCCGCGGCCGGAGATGAGGATAACGATGTTTTTCATGGCGTCGGTTGTAGGAGGTTGGTAGGTTTTATTGTATAGCAAAACAAAATCGCAATGTTATGGCGCGGGTTTATTGGGGGTTTGATGGGATAGGAGGTCGTCTGAAACGGGGTAAACCATGTTTTGCGAATATACAGAACAGAAATGCCCGAAACGGATTCGGTTCGGGCATCGGGTTAAAGCGCAGGTTTATTGGACTTTTTGAATGTCAACTTGACCGGGAGCGGGTTGGAAATCTTCGGGTTTGCCGATTTTAACCAGCTTCACGTCGAATACCAAAGTGGAATTCGGACCGATTTTCCCGCCCGGCATGACTTGGTCGCGGTAGGCGAGTTTGGACGGGATGTAGAAGGTGGCTTCGCTGCCTTCTTTCAAGAGTTGGATGCCTTCGGCCCAGCCGGGGATAACTTGGCTGACGGGGAAGGTGACAGGACCGCCGGCTTTGCTGCTGTCGAAGACGGTACCGTCAATCAGGCGGCCTTCGTATTCGACAACGACGATGTCGTCTTTTTTAGGCTGTTTGCCGTCACCTTCTTTGGTGATTTTGTATTGCAGGCCGGAAGCAGTGGTTTTCACGCCTTCTTTAGTGGCGTTTTCTTTGAGGAACGCTTCGCCTTTTTCCAAGTTGGCTTTGGCGTCAGCCTGAAGTTTTTCCACCGCTTTGGCTTGTTGTTCTTTCATGAATTTCACCATGACTTCTTGTGCTTGGGCTTCAGTCATTTTGCTTTCTTTGCCTTCGTAAGAAGCCTGCAAGGCTTCGATGAAGACCTTCATGTCGATTTCAGTGCCC
The DNA window shown above is from Neisseria sicca and carries:
- a CDS encoding DUF3108 domain-containing protein, whose protein sequence is MKTPTLLIAAALSLSAANAYAAGLPQSATLKYSGSYGIPATMTFTRSGNQYTIVSRIKVPMYSIRFESGGTISGNTLRPKYYKDVRGGKLYAEAKFSGNSITYGKVGSSETAKTGGTTLDLFTLAWQLAANDARLPSGLNITNGKKLYPVSGMTKVGSENYKIGGGTTTVNKYRVKRGDDTVTYSFAPAFNNIPAEINYTDDGKTYDLKLTSVTINGKAVKP
- the purN gene encoding phosphoribosylglycinamide formyltransferase — encoded protein: MKNIVILISGRGSNMQAIVNAAIPDARIAAVLSNSTTAVGLAWAAERGIATDSLNHKDFPSRLAFDQAMMEKIDAYQPDLVVLAGFMRILTPEFCAHYSNRLINIHPSILPAFTGLHTHERALEAGCRVAGCTIHFVTPELDCGPIISQGIVPILDGDTPDDVAARVLTVEHRLFPQAVADFVAGRLKIEGNRVFNSERNAEGQTLLA
- a CDS encoding FKBP-type peptidyl-prolyl cis-trans isomerase — its product is MNKTFKFSALAIAAALALTACDKKDANTPASASAPASASAASGTSAAKDASSIGTPVQQASYAIGMDTGNLLKQMKDQGTEIDMKVFIEALQASYEGKESKMTEAQAQEVMVKFMKEQQAKAVEKLQADAKANLEKGEAFLKENATKEGVKTTASGLQYKITKEGDGKQPKKDDIVVVEYEGRLIDGTVFDSSKAGGPVTFPVSQVIPGWAEGIQLLKEGSEATFYIPSKLAYRDQVMPGGKIGPNSTLVFDVKLVKIGKPEDFQPAPGQVDIQKVQ
- a CDS encoding alanine/glycine:cation symporter family protein, producing MQWFLDNLKAFFETISGWVWGPVMLVLLVGTGILLTVTLKGLQFTMLGYALKQAFVPSKKHEDGEDHEGDISHFAALMTALSATIGTGNIAGVATAVVTGGPGAVFWMWMTAVFGMATKYGEGVLAVKYRVTNSKGEMSGGPMYYIENGLGKNWKWMALAFALFGTFASFGIGSSVQSNSVAQAVQTSFGVEPVYTGITLTVLTAIVVLGGIKGIAKAASFIVPAMAVFYVVGGISIIVINSDALVPAVKLIFSDAFSAQAVAGGAIGTVIRYGVARGVFSNEAGMGSAPIAAAAAKTDHPVRQALVSMTGTFLDTIVVCSITGIILVMGLLGAGGEFVKPELSGAALTTVTFQKMLPGIGGWIVTIGLIFFAYSTILGWCYYGEKCAVYVFGEKFAGLYRVGYVSSVMLGTVLSLDLVWLASDTFNGLMALPNLIALLLMIKVIVNETRDFKQKVKDGALPH
- a CDS encoding tetratricopeptide repeat protein, which gives rise to MSQNRLTLSDIISESDYRKRQSKAIDLFNQSLKNNPETTRAVCDFVVGDPLNNRSFSPGFKLHCLNWLIDHHLDRCDESYEQHPEDDGFPEGFDDLIDCQWKFKWIVPMLARDLFLDKKEIEEANETMRYHYENMRFSLSSFYKTLMLQNILTGDHAAAKENFQKWQQTAADEFSDCPACEQSEQVNFYHFIGQYQKAIDTAQPILTGEMTCAEVPHLTYYPVIDSMIRLGKYEEAERLLDEAIDKINVEEDEEFVRLIPLFSQLAYKLGQSQRALDLMNRHGDTIIRHAPNDNMLYLDYLIALSPFDEKAAQHAREFAADFDKRNGNSYYQSQIEFMFGSGNLQ